One window of Caldisericum exile AZM16c01 genomic DNA carries:
- the gatC gene encoding Asp-tRNA(Asn)/Glu-tRNA(Gln) amidotransferase subunit GatC has product MKIDLERIEKLSALKLDESEKEAILKDLEEIIGYFENLKEVDTEGVEPMVYGEKIELFLRDDIVKDGLHLKDLEQLRELFGDGFFRVKRIIGE; this is encoded by the coding sequence ATGAAAATTGATCTTGAAAGGATTGAAAAACTTTCAGCCCTAAAACTTGATGAAAGTGAAAAAGAAGCGATACTCAAAGACCTTGAAGAAATAATTGGTTACTTTGAAAACTTGAAAGAAGTAGATACTGAAGGCGTTGAACCGATGGTATATGGCGAAAAGATAGAATTATTTTTGAGAGATGACATTGTAAAAGATGGATTACATTTAAAAGATCTTGAACAGTTAAGGGAACTCTTTGGCGATGGTTTTTTCAGAGTAAAGAGAATTATAGGAGAGTAG
- a CDS encoding glutamine synthetase family protein, which yields MTNIKEIYREVHEKKIDLIWLQFTDMLGFPKLVEISSKMLPKAIEDGVAFDGSSIEGFARIEESDMLLKLNPETFSILPWTMRNDIKIAKIVCDVYLDEDTPFDGDPRFRLKKVLKEGEEKGYFMQNGVEEEFFLFKLKDGSPSTELVSMGSYFEMLPEDIGEKTRALIAKNLEEMGFEIEASHHEVSPSQHEIDFKYADPISTADRIITFKIAAKTIALMNGLYATFMPKPIYGVNGSGAHTNISIIDKNGKNLFFDTSKEFGLSDIARYFIGGIFKHIDAITAIANPTVNSYKRIVPGFEAPVYVSWAVKNRSALIRVPQADEKTKRIEFRSPDPTSNPYLLFAVVFKAGLDGIENKIEPGDAANDINIFEENLRYPGKFKTLPSTLKEAIEALKKDEVIKDALGKIITEKYIEAKEREWDEYRTSVTDWEIKNILPQY from the coding sequence ATGACGAATATAAAAGAGATTTACAGAGAAGTTCACGAAAAGAAAATCGACCTAATTTGGCTTCAATTTACAGACATGCTTGGATTCCCAAAACTTGTTGAAATCTCATCAAAGATGCTTCCTAAGGCAATAGAAGATGGTGTTGCTTTTGATGGCTCATCAATAGAAGGCTTTGCACGAATAGAAGAATCGGATATGCTTCTTAAACTCAATCCTGAAACATTTTCAATTCTACCATGGACGATGCGTAATGATATAAAAATCGCAAAAATCGTTTGCGATGTTTATCTTGATGAGGATACCCCTTTTGATGGAGACCCGCGTTTTAGACTTAAAAAAGTCCTAAAAGAAGGCGAAGAAAAGGGATATTTCATGCAAAACGGAGTTGAAGAGGAATTTTTCCTTTTCAAACTTAAAGATGGCTCACCCTCAACAGAACTTGTAAGTATGGGAAGTTATTTTGAAATGCTTCCAGAGGACATTGGCGAAAAAACGAGAGCCTTAATTGCAAAAAATCTTGAAGAAATGGGCTTTGAAATAGAGGCATCTCACCATGAAGTATCACCCTCTCAACATGAAATTGATTTTAAATATGCAGATCCAATTTCAACTGCAGATAGAATTATAACCTTTAAAATTGCTGCAAAAACAATTGCACTGATGAACGGACTTTATGCAACCTTCATGCCAAAACCGATTTATGGAGTAAACGGCTCTGGAGCACACACAAATATATCCATCATAGATAAAAACGGAAAAAATCTTTTCTTTGATACTTCTAAAGAGTTTGGACTTTCTGACATTGCAAGGTATTTCATAGGAGGCATCTTTAAGCACATTGATGCAATTACAGCCATTGCAAATCCCACGGTTAACTCATATAAAAGAATTGTTCCTGGTTTCGAAGCACCAGTTTACGTATCGTGGGCAGTAAAAAATAGAAGTGCTCTTATTAGGGTGCCTCAAGCAGATGAAAAGACTAAACGTATTGAGTTTAGAAGCCCTGATCCCACCTCAAATCCATATTTACTTTTTGCGGTAGTTTTCAAAGCGGGTCTTGACGGAATTGAAAATAAAATAGAACCAGGAGATGCTGCAAACGACATAAATATATTTGAAGAAAATTTAAGATACCCAGGAAAATTTAAGACGCTTCCATCTACATTAAAAGAGGCAATTGAAGCACTAAAAAAAGATGAAGTAATTAAAGATGCATTAGGAAAAATAATAACAGAAAAATATATCGAAGCAAAAGAAAGAGAATGGGACGAATATAGGACAAGCGTTACAGATTGGGAAATTAAAAATATCCTGCCTCAGTACTAA
- the surE gene encoding 5'/3'-nucleotidase SurE, producing MRILLVNDDGIYAKGIRVLANHLRTLGEVVVVAPDRQKSAAGHSLTINDVLLIKEVEIEEGFTGIAVVDGTPTDCVLVGVKDLMKDDPPDFVVSGINHGANLGGDILYSGTVAGALEGLANGFKSMAISLDVHSDEGYFETAAVVATKILQTPELFEGIVEERSILNVNVPNVPLDELNGYRITRQGKTQYENYLEKYVNPQGKTFYWIGGDRPPHELEEDTDSFAVANKYVSITPINIDLTNYALIGKLKKILPKLMF from the coding sequence ATGAGAATACTCCTTGTAAATGATGATGGAATTTATGCAAAGGGGATTAGAGTGCTTGCAAATCATCTAAGAACTTTGGGGGAAGTTGTAGTTGTCGCACCGGACAGGCAAAAAAGTGCAGCAGGACATTCATTAACAATTAACGACGTTTTGCTTATTAAAGAAGTGGAAATAGAAGAAGGGTTTACAGGTATTGCAGTGGTAGATGGAACTCCAACAGATTGTGTCCTTGTGGGTGTGAAAGACTTAATGAAAGATGATCCTCCAGATTTCGTTGTTTCGGGAATAAATCATGGTGCAAACCTCGGAGGCGACATCCTTTATTCTGGCACAGTTGCAGGAGCACTTGAAGGGCTTGCAAACGGTTTTAAATCAATGGCAATTTCATTGGATGTGCATAGTGATGAAGGATATTTCGAAACAGCAGCGGTAGTTGCAACAAAAATTCTTCAAACACCAGAGTTGTTTGAAGGTATCGTAGAAGAACGTTCTATTCTCAATGTAAACGTCCCAAATGTGCCTCTTGATGAACTAAACGGATATAGAATTACACGTCAAGGAAAAACTCAGTACGAAAACTACCTTGAAAAATATGTAAATCCCCAAGGAAAAACATTCTACTGGATTGGAGGCGACAGACCACCTCATGAACTTGAAGAAGATACTGATTCTTTTGCTGTAGCAAATAAATATGTTTCAATAACTCCTATAAATATTGATTTAACAAACTATGCACTCATCGGAAAACTAAAAAAGATACTACCTAAATTGATGTTTTAA
- the htpX gene encoding zinc metalloprotease HtpX, producing MERKTLYDLQSENVRKTYLFMMIFSLILFAIGYFFVWYFNGGSVGIVILVAFIFLYNWIAYENSDKIALASVNARPADPNEYYVLHNVVEEVALAAGIAKPKVYVMEEPQPNAFATGKDQNHAAICVTTGLLSMVNREELQGVIAHEMAHIRNRDILLMTVIGVVVGLVLILRDVLFRSMWWGIGGRKRDRDNSGSAIILIVGLVLSILAPIIVALIRAAISRQREFLADATGAYIIRDPEALASALEKIGSYGRPMKVASDATAHMFISNPFGNVEKLLATHPPIEERIRRLRALVIQ from the coding sequence ATGGAAAGAAAAACTCTTTATGATCTTCAATCTGAAAATGTTAGAAAGACATATTTGTTTATGATGATTTTTTCGCTAATCTTATTTGCAATTGGTTATTTCTTTGTGTGGTATTTTAACGGAGGAAGTGTTGGGATAGTTATACTTGTCGCCTTTATTTTCCTCTACAATTGGATCGCCTATGAAAATTCTGATAAAATTGCACTTGCTTCGGTTAACGCACGACCTGCCGATCCTAACGAGTATTATGTTCTACACAATGTGGTTGAAGAAGTTGCCCTTGCTGCAGGTATTGCTAAACCAAAAGTTTACGTAATGGAAGAACCTCAACCAAATGCATTCGCAACAGGAAAAGACCAAAATCATGCAGCAATATGCGTAACAACGGGGCTTCTTTCAATGGTTAACCGAGAAGAATTACAAGGAGTTATTGCGCATGAGATGGCGCACATTAGAAATAGAGATATTCTTCTAATGACTGTTATTGGAGTCGTTGTAGGACTTGTCCTAATCTTAAGGGACGTGCTATTCAGAAGTATGTGGTGGGGTATTGGTGGAAGAAAACGCGATAGAGATAATAGTGGTTCTGCTATTATTCTAATTGTTGGACTTGTATTATCAATCCTTGCACCAATTATAGTTGCTCTTATTAGGGCAGCCATTTCGAGGCAAAGAGAATTTCTTGCGGATGCAACGGGGGCGTATATTATTAGGGATCCTGAAGCTCTTGCAAGTGCCCTTGAAAAAATTGGCTCATATGGGAGACCTATGAAAGTTGCAAGTGATGCAACTGCACATATGTTCATTTCAAATCCTTTTGGAAATGTTGAAAAGCTTCTTGCAACACACCCGCCAATCGAAGAGCGAATAAGAAGATTGAGAGCATTAGTGATACAGTAA
- the ligA gene encoding NAD-dependent DNA ligase LigA, with amino-acid sequence MKIDVSHLTREQAEKRLKELRDIINYHNYRYYVLDSPEITDAEYDRLFQELLAIEERFPDLITPDSPSQKVGAPPLDEFPEVIHSVPMLSLGNAFNDEDLMEFDRRVKRESGLSKIEYETELKMDGLAISIRYENGILVRGATRGDGVRGEDVTPNVKTVRGVPLRLLIDNPPPVIEVRGEVIMYKEDFEKLNNERIQKGEPPFANPRNAAAGSIRQLDSRITAERKLHMIAYGVGEVVGVEFKTQFELLQYLNKIGFRISPEVKVHRDIESVIVEVKRLTAIRDSFPFGADGIVVKVNDIELQKRLGATSHEPRWAIAYKFPAEEAETIVKDIIFSVGRTGAVTPVAIFEPVEIDGSIVSRASLHNEDIAKALDIRVGDHVIVHKAGSVIPEVVRVVKEKRKGDEITFKMPDRCPVCGGPLIREEGFAVTRCPNVRCPAQVKERIIHFVSRDAMDIESIGEKLVDQMVDRGLVTDYGDLYYIPKEKLLTLERMGPVLAEKILRNIEESKSRPLANLIYALGIFNVGKRTAELLAEHFKSLENLMNAKIEDILQIEGIGPVTAKSIVEFFESSGNRMVIDKLIKAGVNTKEVPKEKENVGPLKGLTFVFTGALKEFTRSEAGKIVESLGGSVSDTISKKVDYLVVGEDPGSKLEKAQKLGIKIINEDEFKKMIGYGGK; translated from the coding sequence ATGAAAATTGACGTTTCTCATCTAACACGAGAGCAAGCAGAAAAAAGGCTTAAAGAATTAAGGGATATAATAAACTATCATAATTATCGTTATTATGTGCTTGATTCTCCAGAAATTACCGATGCAGAATATGACAGACTATTTCAAGAATTGCTTGCAATAGAAGAGCGATTTCCAGATTTGATTACACCTGATTCACCGTCACAGAAAGTTGGAGCGCCACCTCTTGACGAGTTTCCCGAAGTTATACATAGTGTTCCAATGCTTTCGCTTGGTAACGCATTCAATGATGAAGATTTAATGGAGTTTGACAGAAGAGTAAAAAGAGAGTCTGGATTGTCCAAAATTGAGTACGAGACGGAGCTAAAGATGGATGGTCTTGCAATATCAATAAGATATGAAAATGGAATCTTAGTTAGGGGTGCAACTCGAGGTGATGGGGTAAGAGGTGAGGATGTTACCCCTAATGTTAAAACGGTAAGGGGCGTTCCTCTAAGGCTTTTAATAGATAATCCCCCACCTGTAATTGAAGTGCGTGGGGAAGTAATAATGTATAAAGAAGACTTTGAAAAACTTAATAATGAAAGGATTCAAAAAGGCGAACCTCCTTTTGCAAATCCAAGAAATGCTGCTGCAGGTTCAATTAGACAACTTGATTCAAGGATAACAGCAGAGAGAAAACTCCATATGATTGCCTATGGTGTAGGGGAAGTTGTTGGTGTCGAATTTAAAACTCAGTTTGAACTATTACAATACCTCAATAAAATCGGTTTTAGAATTAGTCCAGAAGTAAAGGTACATAGAGATATTGAAAGCGTGATTGTAGAAGTTAAGAGGCTCACAGCAATTAGAGATTCATTTCCCTTTGGCGCTGATGGTATTGTTGTGAAAGTAAATGATATTGAATTGCAGAAGAGATTAGGAGCAACATCTCACGAGCCACGTTGGGCAATTGCATATAAGTTTCCTGCAGAAGAGGCTGAAACTATTGTTAAAGATATTATTTTTAGCGTTGGAAGAACTGGTGCAGTAACCCCCGTTGCGATATTTGAACCCGTGGAGATTGATGGATCTATTGTTTCAAGAGCCTCTCTCCATAATGAAGATATTGCAAAAGCGCTTGATATCCGTGTTGGCGATCATGTAATTGTTCACAAGGCAGGGTCTGTGATCCCTGAGGTTGTAAGAGTTGTGAAAGAAAAAAGAAAAGGAGATGAAATTACATTCAAAATGCCTGATAGATGTCCTGTATGCGGTGGTCCTCTTATAAGGGAAGAGGGTTTTGCAGTAACTCGTTGTCCTAATGTCCGATGTCCTGCGCAGGTTAAAGAGCGTATAATTCACTTCGTTTCAAGAGATGCAATGGATATAGAATCAATTGGTGAGAAACTTGTAGATCAAATGGTTGATAGAGGCCTTGTTACAGATTATGGCGATCTATACTACATACCAAAAGAAAAACTTCTTACTCTTGAAAGAATGGGACCGGTGCTTGCAGAAAAGATCTTACGAAACATTGAGGAAAGTAAATCGAGACCATTGGCAAATCTCATATATGCACTTGGTATTTTTAATGTTGGGAAGAGAACCGCAGAACTCCTTGCAGAACATTTTAAATCACTTGAAAATCTTATGAATGCAAAAATTGAAGATATTTTACAAATTGAGGGAATTGGTCCTGTAACAGCGAAGTCGATTGTAGAATTTTTTGAATCTTCAGGAAATAGAATGGTCATTGATAAACTCATCAAGGCAGGCGTTAACACAAAAGAGGTACCAAAAGAAAAGGAGAATGTTGGTCCGTTAAAAGGTCTCACATTCGTTTTTACTGGTGCACTTAAAGAGTTCACGAGAAGTGAAGCAGGTAAAATTGTTGAAAGCCTTGGTGGAAGCGTTTCTGATACTATAAGTAAGAAAGTTGATTACCTTGTCGTAGGAGAGGATCCAGGTTCAAAACTGGAAAAGGCTCAAAAACTTGGCATAAAGATAATCAATGAGGATGAATTTAAAAAAATGATCGGATACGGAGGAAAGTGA
- a CDS encoding nitroreductase family protein, with protein sequence MILEAILKRRSVRSYQNKDVEEEKLKEVLEAGRLAPSACNIQPWKFIVVRDPETRKKMASHCANQKFVSEAPVLIVGCITERGYLMGGWYDSNILDLGIALDHMTLQAVHLGLGTCWIGAFNESEVKKLLNIPHNVRVGAILTLGYPKNGNVFEKDRKPFEEVISFEKFS encoded by the coding sequence ATGATTCTGGAAGCAATCTTAAAGAGAAGATCCGTAAGAAGTTATCAGAACAAGGATGTTGAAGAAGAAAAATTGAAAGAAGTACTTGAAGCAGGACGCCTTGCACCATCTGCGTGCAATATCCAGCCCTGGAAATTTATTGTAGTAAGAGACCCTGAAACTCGAAAGAAAATGGCCTCTCACTGTGCAAATCAAAAGTTTGTAAGCGAAGCACCAGTTCTTATTGTGGGATGTATTACCGAAAGAGGCTATCTTATGGGTGGTTGGTATGATTCAAATATACTTGACTTGGGTATTGCGCTTGACCACATGACTTTACAAGCGGTGCATTTGGGTTTGGGTACCTGTTGGATTGGCGCATTTAACGAAAGCGAAGTTAAAAAACTTCTTAATATTCCCCATAATGTTAGGGTTGGTGCAATTTTAACATTGGGTTATCCTAAGAACGGCAATGTTTTTGAGAAGGATAGAAAGCCTTTCGAAGAGGTTATTTCTTTTGAGAAATTTTCATAA
- a CDS encoding LemA family protein translates to MVLIVILAIVVLLVLWFVATYNGFINLKNRVENAWAQIDVQLKRRYDLIPNLVETVKGYAAHEKEIFEKLGELRAKAMGATSVKDIGDANNQISATLKTLFAVAENYPQLKANENFLKLQEELTNTENKIAFARQFYNDIVMQFNAKQQRIPDMFVARIMNLTPKEYYPIEEEARGSVKVQF, encoded by the coding sequence ATGGTATTGATAGTGATTTTAGCAATTGTAGTTTTGCTTGTGTTGTGGTTTGTTGCAACTTACAATGGTTTCATAAATCTTAAAAATCGTGTCGAGAATGCATGGGCTCAAATTGATGTTCAACTTAAAAGAAGATACGATCTAATTCCAAATCTCGTTGAAACTGTTAAAGGCTATGCAGCGCATGAAAAGGAAATTTTCGAGAAACTTGGTGAATTGAGAGCGAAAGCAATGGGTGCAACATCTGTTAAGGACATTGGAGATGCAAATAACCAGATTAGTGCTACTTTAAAAACTCTTTTTGCGGTTGCTGAAAACTATCCTCAATTAAAGGCAAATGAAAACTTCCTTAAACTTCAAGAAGAACTAACCAACACGGAGAATAAAATTGCATTTGCAAGACAGTTTTATAATGATATTGTAATGCAGTTCAATGCAAAGCAGCAACGAATCCCTGATATGTTTGTTGCAAGAATTATGAACTTAACCCCTAAAGAATATTACCCAATAGAGGAGGAAGCAAGAGGGTCAGTTAAGGTCCAATTTTAG
- the gatB gene encoding Asp-tRNA(Asn)/Glu-tRNA(Gln) amidotransferase subunit GatB: MYKPTIGLEIHIQLATKSKMFCSCSTEFGDPPNTHVCPVCLGLPGALPVINKEAVKYGIKLAHALNMEINLTSTFYRKNYFYPDLPKGYQITQYSLPLGFNGFLEIPMEGKIKTIRIERGHIEEDSGKSIHIGDITESEYSFIDFNRSGVPLMEIVTYPDFESGDEAYEFLTLLRSIVRYLGVSSGDMEKGALRCDVNVSVSKNENKGTKVEIKNLNSFRSVKRAIDYEVERQINAIERGERIIRETRHFDEKEGTTKPMRVKEELNDYRYFPEPDLPPLVLDEEFVSEIKREIPELPHKKAIRYIETLGIQEDYARTIAYNKKYADYFENIVDNVGHPIEVANFFLVNILGLLNKRGKDIDSLTFGTNEFKELFHYLDSGLISTNIAKGVIEESIEKGLSVKEIVESKGLIQITDENQIRNVVIEVLKKNPTPVSQYLSGKKQVFGFLVGQTMKELKGKGKPELVNKILNEELSKLGQGDQL, from the coding sequence ATGTATAAGCCAACAATAGGTCTTGAAATCCACATTCAACTTGCAACGAAATCCAAGATGTTTTGTAGTTGTTCAACCGAATTTGGAGATCCGCCTAATACCCATGTGTGTCCTGTATGCCTTGGACTTCCAGGAGCGCTTCCAGTTATTAATAAAGAAGCCGTTAAATATGGTATAAAACTTGCTCATGCTCTAAATATGGAGATAAATCTTACCTCAACGTTTTATAGAAAAAATTACTTCTATCCTGATTTGCCGAAAGGATACCAAATAACGCAGTATTCACTTCCTCTTGGATTTAATGGCTTTCTTGAAATTCCAATGGAAGGAAAAATTAAAACAATAAGAATTGAAAGAGGTCACATTGAGGAGGATTCCGGAAAATCAATCCACATAGGCGATATAACAGAATCTGAGTATTCTTTTATTGATTTTAATAGATCAGGTGTCCCACTTATGGAAATCGTCACCTATCCTGATTTTGAATCAGGAGACGAAGCATACGAATTCTTAACACTTTTGAGAAGTATAGTAAGGTATCTTGGCGTTTCCTCGGGGGATATGGAAAAAGGTGCTCTCAGATGTGATGTAAATGTATCTGTATCAAAAAATGAGAACAAAGGGACGAAAGTTGAGATTAAAAACCTAAATTCTTTCAGAAGCGTTAAACGTGCAATTGATTATGAAGTTGAACGTCAAATAAATGCAATTGAACGTGGAGAACGCATAATAAGAGAAACCCGTCATTTTGATGAAAAAGAGGGCACAACAAAACCCATGAGAGTGAAGGAAGAATTGAACGATTATAGATACTTTCCTGAGCCTGATCTTCCGCCGCTTGTATTAGACGAAGAGTTTGTTTCGGAAATAAAAAGGGAGATCCCAGAGTTGCCTCATAAAAAGGCAATTAGGTATATTGAAACTCTGGGTATTCAGGAAGATTACGCAAGAACAATTGCATACAATAAAAAATATGCAGATTATTTCGAAAATATCGTAGATAATGTAGGCCATCCGATAGAGGTTGCAAACTTTTTCCTCGTTAATATCCTTGGTCTTCTAAACAAGAGGGGTAAAGATATTGATAGTCTTACATTTGGAACAAACGAATTTAAGGAACTTTTCCATTATCTTGATTCCGGTCTCATATCTACAAACATAGCAAAAGGTGTTATTGAAGAAAGCATTGAGAAAGGTTTATCTGTTAAGGAAATTGTTGAAAGCAAAGGATTAATTCAAATTACAGATGAGAACCAGATACGGAATGTCGTTATAGAAGTTTTGAAGAAAAATCCAACACCAGTTTCACAGTATCTTTCGGGGAAAAAACAAGTTTTTGGATTTTTGGTGGGACAAACAATGAAAGAACTTAAAGGTAAAGGTAAACCAGAACTTGTTAATAAGATTTTGAATGAAGAACTATCAAAATTGGGGCAAGGTGATCAATTATGA
- the gatA gene encoding Asp-tRNA(Asn)/Glu-tRNA(Gln) amidotransferase subunit GatA: protein MEITELKVSQIVSKIKSKELKAKEVVQVFLSNIDKLDGDIKAFLNVFYDYALKKAEKIDENPQKEGLLLGVPVAIKDNISIKGFELTAGSKILKGYIAPFSATVIEKIEKEGAIIIGKTNLDEFAMGSSTENSAFFKTRNPVNLEYVPGGSSGGSAAAVKANEVPVALGSDTGGSVRQPASFCGVVGLKPTYGRVSRYGLVAFGSSLDVIGPIGKSVEDVATTLSVISGFDIHDSTTAQVPVLNFEKYLTGDIKGKKIGVIKEIQDFKVQPEVEKAFKESLEVFNKNGAEIVEISIPHIKYALSVYYLVAPSEASANLARYDGVRYGFEGIGDNLRDIYEDTRTRGFGREVKRRILIGTFALSEGYYDQYYLKASKVRRIIFEEFKKAFEICDAILTPTSPTTAFKFGEKATPLEMYLSDVFTIPVNLSYLPAISVPFGTDEKGLPIGIQIIGKWFKEEELLNTAYVLQEEAEHV, encoded by the coding sequence ATGGAGATAACAGAATTAAAGGTTTCTCAAATTGTTTCTAAGATCAAGTCAAAAGAATTGAAGGCAAAAGAAGTAGTCCAAGTATTTCTAAGTAATATCGATAAACTTGATGGTGATATTAAGGCTTTCTTAAACGTATTCTATGATTATGCGCTGAAAAAGGCCGAAAAGATCGATGAAAATCCTCAAAAAGAAGGCTTACTTTTAGGAGTTCCTGTTGCTATAAAAGACAACATTTCTATTAAAGGCTTTGAACTTACAGCAGGTTCTAAAATTCTAAAAGGATACATTGCCCCTTTTAGTGCAACCGTTATTGAAAAGATAGAAAAAGAAGGTGCAATAATAATTGGTAAAACAAACCTTGACGAGTTTGCAATGGGATCATCAACCGAAAACTCTGCCTTCTTTAAAACCAGGAATCCTGTTAATTTAGAGTATGTCCCTGGTGGTTCATCGGGAGGATCTGCTGCGGCAGTTAAAGCAAACGAGGTTCCCGTTGCGCTTGGATCAGATACGGGTGGTTCAGTTAGGCAACCTGCATCGTTCTGTGGTGTTGTTGGGCTTAAACCAACCTATGGAAGAGTTTCAAGGTATGGGCTTGTTGCATTTGGCTCATCTCTTGACGTAATTGGGCCAATTGGAAAAAGTGTTGAGGATGTTGCAACAACCTTGTCGGTTATTTCAGGATTCGATATTCATGATTCTACGACAGCACAGGTGCCTGTTTTAAATTTCGAAAAATATCTTACAGGAGATATAAAAGGGAAAAAGATAGGTGTAATAAAAGAAATACAAGATTTTAAAGTTCAACCTGAAGTAGAAAAGGCTTTTAAGGAATCTTTAGAGGTATTTAACAAAAACGGTGCAGAAATTGTCGAAATTTCAATACCACACATTAAGTATGCACTTTCTGTTTACTATCTTGTTGCACCATCAGAAGCATCTGCAAACCTTGCTCGTTATGACGGTGTGCGATATGGTTTTGAAGGCATTGGTGATAATCTCAGAGACATTTACGAAGATACACGTACAAGAGGTTTTGGGCGTGAAGTGAAAAGGAGAATACTTATAGGTACGTTTGCTCTTTCTGAGGGTTATTATGACCAGTATTACTTAAAAGCATCAAAAGTAAGGCGGATAATTTTTGAAGAATTTAAGAAGGCATTTGAGATTTGTGATGCAATTCTTACGCCAACTTCTCCTACTACTGCATTCAAGTTTGGAGAAAAAGCAACACCACTTGAAATGTATCTAAGTGATGTGTTTACAATTCCTGTAAATCTTTCTTATCTTCCTGCAATATCTGTTCCATTTGGCACGGATGAAAAGGGACTTCCAATAGGAATCCAAATTATTGGAAAGTGGTTCAAAGAGGAAGAACTTCTTAATACTGCTTATGTTCTACAAGAGGAGGCAGAGCATGTATAA
- a CDS encoding glycosyltransferase: MDDKKLHKFSIVIPAHNEENYIEETLKHLQDIDYPTDTYEVIVVENGSNDRTYEVAKKYECKNFKVFSINQKGVAVARNFGAKQIRNDTDWIIFLDADTHLKKGFLNDLNDFLIKNASKNYVVGTTSLLPQKDSLYAKLWFKFYDIAHILLHASLSIQIVKKDVFYKVWYDENLQYTEDWKMMKSAEKFGKFFFMWTNKVYTSTRRFDSVGYTKQLVLFIYWGMLPEKYKRRINYEVIR; encoded by the coding sequence ATGGATGATAAAAAATTGCATAAATTCTCTATTGTAATTCCTGCGCATAATGAAGAGAACTACATTGAAGAGACGCTAAAGCATCTTCAAGATATTGACTATCCGACAGATACTTACGAAGTGATTGTCGTTGAAAATGGCTCAAACGACAGAACTTACGAGGTTGCAAAAAAATATGAGTGCAAAAATTTTAAAGTGTTTTCAATCAATCAAAAGGGAGTAGCCGTTGCAAGAAACTTTGGTGCAAAGCAGATAAGAAACGACACTGATTGGATTATATTTTTAGATGCAGATACACACCTTAAAAAAGGTTTTCTAAACGATTTAAATGATTTTCTTATTAAAAACGCCTCTAAAAATTATGTTGTTGGAACAACATCTTTGCTTCCGCAAAAAGATTCATTATATGCAAAACTATGGTTTAAGTTTTACGACATTGCTCATATATTACTTCATGCATCTCTTAGCATCCAAATAGTGAAAAAAGATGTATTTTACAAAGTTTGGTATGATGAAAATCTTCAATACACCGAAGACTGGAAAATGATGAAAAGTGCAGAGAAATTTGGAAAGTTCTTTTTCATGTGGACAAACAAGGTTTATACTTCAACAAGGCGTTTCGATAGTGTTGGATATACAAAACAACTTGTGCTATTCATATATTGGGGGATGTTGCCAGAAAAATATAAAAGGAGAATAAACTACGAGGTGATAAGATGA